In Corylus avellana chromosome ca2, CavTom2PMs-1.0, the following proteins share a genomic window:
- the LOC132173027 gene encoding proteasome subunit alpha type-4 has translation MSRRYDSRTTIFSPEGRLYQVEYAMEAIGNAGTAIGILSKDGVVLVGEKKVTSKLLQTSTSTEKMYKIDDHVACAVAGIMSDANILINTARVQAQRYTFAYQEPMPVEQLVQSLCDTKQGYTQFGGLRPFGVSFLFAGWDKNFGFQLYMSDPSGNYGGWKAAAIGANNQAAQSMLKQDYKDEITREEAVELALKVLSKTMDSTSLTSDKLELAEVFVLPSGKVKYQVCPPESLSKLLVKLGMTQPAAAEI, from the coding sequence ATGTCTCGAAGGTATGATAGCCGCACAACGATATTCTCTCCAGAAGGTCGTCTCTACCAAGTTGAATATGCAATGGAGGCCATTGGAAATGCTGGAACTGCAATAGGGATTTTATCCAAGGATGGAGTTGTCTTGGTTGGTGAAAAGAAGGTCACTTCCAAGCTCCTTCAAACTTCAACATCAACTGAAAAGATGTATAAGATTGATGACCATGTAGCGTGTGCTGTTGCTGGAATAATGTCAGATGCCAACATCCTTATCAACACGGCTAGAGTCCAAGCCCAGCGTTATACTTTTGCTTACCAAGAGCCGATGCCTGTTGAGCAGCTTGTCCAATCTCTCTGTGACACCAAGCAAGGTTACACACAGTTTGGTGGGCTCCGTCCATTTGgtgtttcatttctttttgcagGTTGGGACAAAAATTTTGGTTTCCAGCTTTACATGAGTGACCCAAGTGGAAACTATGGTGGTTGGAAGGCTGCAGCGATTGGGGCAAACAACCAGGCAGCACAGTCGATGCTTAAGCAGGATTACAAGGATGAAATCACAAGAGAAGAAGCAGTTGAGCTTGCACTGAAAGTGCTCAGTAAGACAATGGACAGCACCAGTCTTACTTCAGATAAGCTAGAATTGGCTGAAGTCTTCGTCTTGCCTTCTGGAAAAGTGAAGTACCAGGTATGCCCACCAGAGTCCCTGAGCAAGTTGTTAGTGAAGTTGGGAATGACCCAACCTGCTGCCGCTGAGATATGA